In a single window of the Cupriavidus basilensis genome:
- a CDS encoding acyl-CoA synthetase, with amino-acid sequence MNKASSTTSSTQADSAAFLALGMAQWLHRRAARSPRSPALTCAGQTWTYAELVADARKMAAVLAAGGVGRGQRVGYLGLNDPLFLVTQFACAWLGAIFVPLNFRLTGPELAFILNDAGVHTLFADEDYAGLIDEARPTLECQRYLRRTDAPGWEGLSSRMAQADAALPPVPTDPDDIAAIMYTSGTTGHPKGAMLTHGNFWANNLNVMMLSDLASTDVALNFAPLFHVGGMCCVSLPILMAGGHLVLQRSFDPAAVMQAVAEHRVTVSFAVPAMLLFVSQHPDFAQADLSSLRTISVGGAPMPEPLLRLFAGRGIPVNQGYGLTETAAATTFLAPERAQDKLGSCGTPAMMTEVCIRDFDGKPLTEPQARGEICARGGNIMKGYWNRPDASAAAFYEGGWFRTGDVGYVDEEGFYYVCDRLKDMVITGGENVYPAEVESVLYEHPAIAEVAVIGAPDERWGEHVVAVVALKPGASLTLEALQAFAEPRLARYKLPRAMRVVAALPRNPTGKVLKVRLREMGRGRG; translated from the coding sequence ATGAACAAAGCATCGTCGACAACATCGTCCACCCAAGCGGACAGCGCCGCCTTCCTGGCGCTCGGCATGGCGCAATGGCTGCACCGCCGCGCTGCGCGCAGCCCCCGCAGCCCCGCGCTGACCTGCGCCGGGCAGACCTGGACCTATGCCGAACTGGTGGCCGACGCCCGGAAGATGGCTGCCGTGCTGGCGGCGGGCGGCGTGGGACGCGGCCAGCGTGTGGGCTACCTGGGCCTGAACGACCCGCTGTTCCTGGTGACGCAGTTCGCCTGCGCCTGGCTGGGCGCCATCTTCGTGCCGCTCAACTTCCGGCTCACCGGGCCGGAGCTGGCCTTTATCCTCAACGATGCCGGCGTGCATACCCTGTTCGCCGATGAAGACTACGCCGGCCTGATCGATGAAGCGCGCCCGACGCTGGAGTGCCAGCGCTACCTGCGCCGCACCGATGCGCCAGGCTGGGAAGGTTTGTCATCGCGGATGGCGCAAGCCGATGCCGCGCTGCCGCCCGTGCCCACCGATCCGGACGATATCGCCGCGATCATGTACACCTCGGGCACCACCGGACACCCCAAGGGCGCCATGCTCACGCATGGCAACTTCTGGGCCAACAACCTGAACGTGATGATGCTGAGCGACCTCGCCAGCACCGACGTCGCGCTCAATTTCGCGCCCCTGTTCCATGTTGGCGGCATGTGCTGCGTGAGCTTGCCCATCCTGATGGCGGGCGGCCATCTCGTGTTGCAGCGCAGCTTCGACCCCGCAGCCGTCATGCAGGCGGTGGCCGAGCACCGCGTGACGGTCAGCTTCGCGGTGCCCGCCATGCTGCTGTTCGTCAGCCAGCACCCGGATTTCGCGCAGGCGGACCTGTCCAGCCTGCGGACCATTTCGGTCGGCGGCGCCCCCATGCCCGAGCCGCTGCTGCGCCTGTTCGCCGGGCGCGGCATCCCGGTCAACCAGGGCTACGGCCTGACCGAGACCGCCGCGGCGACGACCTTTCTCGCCCCGGAGCGCGCGCAGGACAAGCTCGGCTCCTGTGGCACGCCGGCCATGATGACCGAAGTCTGCATCCGCGACTTCGACGGCAAGCCACTGACCGAGCCGCAGGCCCGCGGCGAGATCTGCGCGCGCGGCGGCAACATCATGAAAGGCTACTGGAACCGCCCGGACGCCAGCGCCGCGGCGTTCTACGAAGGTGGCTGGTTCCGCACCGGCGACGTCGGCTATGTCGACGAAGAAGGCTTCTACTACGTCTGCGACCGCCTCAAGGACATGGTGATCACCGGCGGCGAGAACGTCTACCCGGCCGAAGTCGAAAGCGTGCTGTACGAGCACCCGGCCATTGCCGAAGTCGCCGTGATCGGCGCGCCCGACGAGCGCTGGGGCGAGCATGTGGTTGCCGTGGTGGCGCTCAAGCCGGGCGCCAGCCTGACGCTGGAAGCCCTGCAGGCGTTTGCGGAACCGCGGCTGGCGCGGTACAAGTTGCCGCGGGCGATGCGGGTGGTGGCGGCGTTGCCGCGGAATCCTACGGGGAAGGTGTTGAAGGTGCGGTTGAGGGAGATGGGGAGGGGTAGGGGGTAG
- a CDS encoding ABC transporter ATP-binding protein: MTDTLLSVRDLSVRFGGVLALGGVSFDVRRGEVFTLIGPNGAGKTTVFNLISRIYPPTSGEILWQGSSLTQLPPHAIAAQGIARTFQNIELFEHATVLQNLLIGHHTHRASGFWADLLFTPAARRSELAARHKAEEMIELLDLQAHRDALVAGLPYGVRKVVELARALCSSPRLLLLDEPSSGLNVEETEDMAWWIRDIQSELGITVLMVEHDMSLVSRVSDRVLAMNQGQVLAQGTPAEVQAHPGVIEAYLGTVDDVASLRRAA, translated from the coding sequence ATGACAGACACTCTTCTCAGCGTGCGCGACCTGTCGGTGCGCTTTGGCGGCGTGCTGGCGCTTGGCGGCGTGAGCTTCGATGTGCGGCGCGGCGAGGTCTTTACGCTGATCGGGCCCAACGGGGCCGGCAAGACCACGGTGTTCAACCTGATCAGCCGCATCTATCCGCCCACCAGCGGCGAGATCCTGTGGCAGGGCAGCAGCCTGACGCAGTTGCCGCCCCACGCGATCGCCGCGCAGGGCATCGCGCGCACCTTCCAGAATATCGAGCTGTTCGAGCACGCCACGGTGCTGCAGAACCTGCTGATCGGCCACCACACGCATCGCGCCAGCGGCTTCTGGGCAGACCTGCTGTTTACCCCTGCCGCGCGCCGCTCGGAGCTGGCCGCGCGCCACAAGGCCGAGGAAATGATCGAGCTGCTGGACCTGCAGGCGCATCGCGACGCGCTGGTGGCGGGCCTGCCCTATGGCGTGCGCAAGGTAGTGGAGCTGGCGCGGGCCTTGTGCAGCAGCCCCCGGCTGTTGCTGCTGGACGAGCCGTCTTCCGGGCTGAATGTGGAAGAGACCGAGGACATGGCCTGGTGGATCCGCGACATCCAGAGCGAGCTGGGCATCACCGTGCTGATGGTGGAGCACGACATGAGCCTGGTGTCGCGCGTGTCGGACCGGGTGCTGGCGATGAACCAGGGCCAGGTGCTGGCGCAGGGCACGCCAGCCGAGGTCCAGGCGCATCCCGGGGTGATCGAAGCCTACCTGGGCACCGTGGACGACGTAGCCTCACTGCGGAGAGCGGCATGA
- a CDS encoding branched-chain amino acid ABC transporter permease has product MRFLFKTDYRQDLRLARHPGHVFWYGLLMACLLVAPGWASSYWIAQLGFVLIYAIAGLGLMVLSGYTGLLSIGHAAFLGVGAYTQAWLTSHGVPFVPALLAAAALSALTGVVVGLPALRVKGIYLAIATLAFGLIVEEVLARWESVTGGNAGLPVAAPQLWGYVLDGPVAFYYLSLAVCLLATLAVLNLLRSATGRAFIAIRDSEISAQSMGIHLARYKTLSFALSAALVGIAGALYAHKLRYISPEQFGIAQSIDLLLLVVVGGLGSVHGAFLGAIFLIVMPQMIVLAKDLLPPAIGQASGLQALVYGLVLMAFVLFEPMGLYGRWCKIRTYLELFPFYRQGMFRRQKAFQRSERLK; this is encoded by the coding sequence ATGCGATTCCTTTTCAAGACCGACTATCGCCAGGACCTGCGCCTGGCCAGGCACCCGGGCCATGTGTTCTGGTACGGCTTGCTGATGGCGTGCCTGCTGGTCGCGCCGGGCTGGGCCAGCAGCTACTGGATCGCGCAGCTTGGCTTTGTGCTGATCTACGCCATTGCGGGCCTGGGCCTGATGGTGCTGTCCGGCTACACGGGGCTGCTGTCGATCGGCCATGCGGCCTTCCTTGGCGTGGGCGCCTATACGCAGGCCTGGCTGACCAGCCACGGCGTGCCCTTCGTGCCGGCCTTGCTGGCCGCGGCTGCGCTGTCGGCACTGACGGGCGTGGTGGTGGGACTGCCGGCATTGCGCGTCAAGGGCATCTACCTGGCGATCGCCACGCTGGCCTTCGGCCTGATCGTCGAGGAGGTCCTGGCGCGCTGGGAAAGCGTGACCGGCGGCAATGCCGGCCTGCCGGTGGCCGCGCCGCAACTGTGGGGCTATGTGCTTGACGGGCCGGTGGCGTTCTACTACCTGTCGCTCGCGGTTTGCCTGCTGGCCACGCTGGCCGTGCTCAACCTGTTGCGCAGCGCCACGGGGCGGGCCTTCATCGCCATCCGGGACTCGGAGATCTCGGCGCAGAGCATGGGCATTCACCTGGCGCGCTACAAGACCTTGTCGTTCGCGTTGTCCGCCGCGCTGGTTGGCATCGCCGGGGCGTTGTATGCCCACAAGCTGCGCTACATCTCGCCCGAGCAGTTCGGCATTGCCCAGTCGATCGACTTGTTGCTGCTGGTTGTGGTGGGCGGGCTGGGCTCTGTGCATGGCGCGTTTCTTGGCGCGATCTTCCTGATCGTCATGCCGCAGATGATCGTGCTGGCGAAGGATCTCCTGCCGCCGGCCATCGGGCAAGCCAGCGGCCTGCAGGCGCTGGTGTACGGGCTGGTGCTGATGGCTTTCGTGCTGTTCGAGCCGATGGGGCTGTACGGGCGCTGGTGCAAGATCCGCACGTACCTGGAGCTGTTTCCCTTCTATCGCCAGGGCATGTTCCGGCGCCAGAAGGCCTTCCAGCGCTCCGAGCGCCTGAAATAA
- a CDS encoding methyltransferase domain-containing protein: MAGPTINFWQSRFESGQTPWEREAASPQLQAWLAQGIIQPGERVLVPGCGGGWEVAALAAHGARVSGIDYAPGALARTLARLAPSGLQADLEQADVLQWQPATPVDAIYEQTCLCALHPDHWTRYAAQLHAWLRPGGRLLALFMQMRRDSAGQGVVEGPPYHCDINAMRALFPAQQWEWPKPPFDAVAHPGGAFELAVVLVRR; this comes from the coding sequence ATGGCAGGACCAACCATCAATTTCTGGCAATCCCGCTTCGAATCCGGGCAAACCCCTTGGGAACGCGAAGCCGCCAGCCCGCAACTCCAAGCCTGGCTTGCGCAAGGCATCATCCAGCCCGGGGAGCGCGTGCTCGTGCCCGGCTGTGGCGGTGGCTGGGAAGTCGCCGCGCTGGCGGCGCACGGCGCGCGGGTCAGCGGTATCGACTACGCGCCCGGGGCGCTGGCCCGCACGCTTGCCCGGCTGGCGCCGAGCGGACTGCAGGCGGACCTGGAACAGGCGGACGTATTGCAGTGGCAGCCGGCCACGCCGGTGGATGCGATCTATGAGCAGACCTGCCTGTGCGCGCTGCATCCCGACCACTGGACCCGTTATGCCGCTCAGCTCCATGCCTGGCTGCGTCCAGGAGGGCGCCTGCTAGCGCTGTTCATGCAGATGCGCCGTGACAGCGCTGGGCAGGGCGTGGTGGAAGGGCCCCCGTATCACTGCGACATCAACGCCATGCGCGCGCTGTTCCCCGCCCAGCAATGGGAATGGCCCAAGCCACCGTTTGACGCTGTGGCGCATCCCGGCGGCGCATTCGAGCTTGCGGTGGTGCTGGTGCGCCGCTGA
- a CDS encoding enoyl-CoA hydratase/isomerase family protein — MSESDTPAVLHEKRGAAFWITINRPDKRNAINKEVVAGIRAGYRAAHADAAIRAIVLTGAGDKAFCAGGDLQPGKGFAFDLSQPNVDYADMLRESQHATLPSIARINGTCMAGGMGLLCMTDMAVAADNALFGLPEVKVGVFPMQVLSLLQTLAPPRLVREWCISGEPFSAAEAKAAGLVNHLAAPGELDARTEWLVARVADKSPTAIRRGKYAMQAMASMSFSEGIAYTESQIALLAMTEDAREGLAAFNEKRKPVWTGR, encoded by the coding sequence ATGAGCGAATCGGACACCCCAGCCGTCCTCCATGAAAAACGCGGCGCCGCGTTCTGGATCACCATCAACCGGCCCGACAAGCGCAACGCCATCAACAAGGAAGTCGTCGCCGGCATCCGGGCGGGCTACCGCGCTGCGCACGCAGACGCCGCCATCCGCGCCATCGTGCTGACCGGCGCCGGCGACAAGGCCTTCTGCGCCGGTGGCGACCTGCAGCCGGGCAAGGGCTTTGCCTTCGACCTCTCGCAGCCTAATGTGGACTACGCCGACATGCTGCGCGAGTCCCAGCATGCCACGCTGCCCAGCATTGCGCGGATCAACGGCACCTGCATGGCCGGCGGCATGGGCTTGCTGTGCATGACCGATATGGCGGTGGCCGCCGACAACGCCTTGTTTGGCCTGCCGGAGGTCAAGGTAGGCGTATTCCCGATGCAGGTGCTGAGCCTGTTGCAGACCCTGGCGCCACCCCGGCTGGTGCGCGAGTGGTGCATCAGCGGCGAGCCGTTTTCCGCCGCCGAGGCCAAGGCCGCCGGGCTGGTCAACCACCTGGCCGCGCCGGGCGAGCTGGACGCGCGCACCGAATGGCTGGTCGCCCGCGTGGCCGACAAGTCGCCTACCGCCATCCGGCGCGGCAAGTACGCCATGCAGGCCATGGCGTCGATGAGCTTTTCCGAAGGCATCGCCTATACCGAAAGCCAGATCGCGCTGCTGGCGATGACCGAAGACGCGCGCGAAGGCCTGGCCGCCTTCAACGAAAAGCGCAAGCCGGTCTGGACCGGCAGGTAA
- a CDS encoding branched-chain amino acid ABC transporter permease: MEILQLTISGIALGCIYALIALGFVLIYKATETVNFAQGEFMMLGAFAGVVLTMLGLPLVLAVPLTVAGMAGFGMLVERLAIRPILGQPQFTVVMLTIGMGYVMRGLITMVPGIGAGTHTLPVPYQGMVWRTGALVLSVEQVAVIGVTAALCVVLYLVFRYSRIGVAMQASSQNQLAAYYMGIPVRRLNGLVWGLSASVAAIAGLLLAPITFVHASMGMLGLKAFPAAVVGGFGSLPGAIVGGLVIGVVESLAGFYLPEGFKDVAAYVVVLIMLVVKPNGLFGENLRKKV, encoded by the coding sequence TTGGAGATCCTGCAATTGACGATCTCGGGGATTGCGCTGGGCTGCATCTATGCGCTGATCGCCCTGGGTTTTGTGCTGATCTACAAGGCGACCGAGACGGTGAATTTCGCGCAAGGCGAGTTCATGATGCTGGGTGCCTTCGCCGGCGTGGTGCTGACCATGCTCGGGTTGCCGCTGGTCCTTGCCGTGCCATTGACGGTGGCGGGCATGGCTGGCTTTGGCATGCTGGTCGAGCGCCTGGCGATTCGCCCCATCCTGGGCCAGCCGCAGTTCACCGTGGTGATGCTGACCATCGGCATGGGCTACGTGATGCGCGGGCTGATCACCATGGTGCCGGGCATCGGCGCCGGCACGCATACCTTGCCGGTGCCTTACCAGGGCATGGTGTGGCGCACCGGCGCGCTGGTGCTGAGCGTGGAGCAGGTGGCGGTGATCGGCGTCACCGCGGCGCTTTGCGTGGTGCTTTACCTGGTGTTCCGCTACAGCCGCATCGGCGTGGCGATGCAGGCCAGCTCGCAGAACCAGCTTGCCGCTTACTACATGGGCATTCCGGTGCGGCGGCTCAACGGGCTGGTGTGGGGCTTGTCGGCGTCGGTGGCCGCGATCGCCGGCCTGCTGCTGGCGCCCATCACCTTTGTCCACGCCAGCATGGGCATGCTCGGCCTCAAGGCCTTCCCCGCAGCGGTGGTGGGCGGCTTCGGCAGCCTGCCGGGCGCGATCGTGGGCGGGCTGGTGATCGGCGTGGTGGAGTCGCTGGCGGGCTTTTACCTGCCCGAGGGCTTCAAGGACGTCGCGGCCTATGTCGTGGTGCTGATCATGCTGGTGGTCAAGCCGAACGGCCTGTTCGGCGAGAACCTGCGCAAAAAGGTGTAG